DNA from Mustela lutreola isolate mMusLut2 chromosome 6, mMusLut2.pri, whole genome shotgun sequence:
agtGGGTgttgaggagcagagggagagggaaagaatcctggctccacacccagcgcagagccagatgtgggcccagatcatgaccctaagatcatgacctgggtcaaaatcaagggtcagatgcttatcCAACCGAGCTACATAGGGGCTGTCACCCCctcttttttagaagattttaattttaagtaatcgctacacccagtgtgggacttcaACTTAACCATGCCATAATCCAGAGTCACATGgtctactgattgagccacccaggcaccctcgatggcaaaaatttaataaaaaattaagatgcaGAATTATCATATTAAAAGAatgagagatcatgacccagtAGCATTAATCATAAGAATTCAAAGAGAATGCATTAGGAAATGTATTAATACAATTCACTGTATGTGGAGAACCAAAGGAAGAATCACATGGTCTTATCTACAGAtattaaacagacatttttaataacttttcaaaattaaaattcttaaaataagggGAAAGTTCTCCATTTCCCCTaaacttatttataaatttaacatgACTCCACTAAAAATATAACCAGTAGTATTTTTAGAATTAAGAAGCTGATTTTAAAGTTCCTCTGGAATAATATGCAttcaagattaattttttaaaaattgaaaatgaagaatAAGCAAGACAGAATTTAGatattaaagcatattttacAGTTAAAATTAAAACAGTGTAATACTGATAtatgaatagatagatagaacAGAAATGAAAGCCTGAAAATAGATCCaagtatataaaaaattttgTACATGAAGTAGCTGGTATTTTAGGTGGTTAGATATTTTAAGCATTTAGGTGAGAAAATGatggattattcaataaatgttttaggACAACTGAGTggccatcttaaaaaaaattggatctCTGCCAAGctccttacattaaaaaaattacaagtggACCAAAGTTATAAACAAAAACACTCataaaatattcaggaaacatagaagagactttaaaaatcaaatctgagAGAAAGGAAGACTTTCTAAAGCACAGCTGAAGACTCAGATACCATAAAAGGAAAGCCTGATAATGTAAATATCAGACATTCTGTATGAcaaaagaattttattaaaattaaaaggcaatggACAAAGGTTCTGGAAATGATAAATGCAATGCATGTCACAAATGGTGTGTTGTTAAATATCTAAAAGGTCctacatgttatttttaaaagataaaatatcccaaggaaaaatggtaaaatttcctAGAAAAGGTAATCCAAATGTTCctatacacatgaaaaaatgtgtaACTTCACTCAAGATCAGAAAAACATTAATTAAGATACAGTGAAATATGACTTTCATGATTTTGTTCTTGGCATATAATGTTTGCTGATGTTTAGCTCCAcagtgaaataatttaagaacTGAATGCAGTGAGAATTAGGTATTACAAATCTATAGGTGCTGTTCAGTCAACAgactattttatgttttatatttggcCTTCCACCTATAATATGAGCAGGGTGGATGCAGGGTAATTTGTAAACATTGGTTATGGGTGAAAACTAAGTCTTGTATGTTGCCAATGCAGGATTTTGTGTGCATGtgattttagcaatatttttcttcttctgctcgCATTTAGCCTTCAATATATGAAATTTTAGAGTCCAAATATCATTATGTATTCTCTCTTCTTAAGACTTGGGAtgatatcagggcacctgggtggctcagtgggttaaagccttgcctttggctcgggtcatgatcccagggtcctgggatcgagacccacatcgggctctctgctcagcggggagcctgcttcctcctctctgtctctgcctgcctctctgcctacttgtgatctctgtctgtcaaataaataaataaaatcttaaaaaaaaaaaaaaagacttgggatGATAAATAAGGTGGTTTGAATACACAGGCAGAGATAAGGCACAAAAATGAGATGGAAAATGGAGCTGGAGGCCCTGGCGGTTATCTCTCTGTCCTCCCATCTCAAACATGGCCTTGACACTTGATGACTATGGATGGACGTCCCACTGCCAATGTGAAGAAACTCTTCCTTTTCTGGGCAGCTCCATAATGGTAGCTTGGCATGCTAAGTGTGCCATACTGGGGAGATACAATAGGACACAGCTTTGTATTTCCCGGTCACAgaaatttcaactttttaaattccCAAGGTAGGCAAAGTGGAATGATTCTAATTGTGGTAGCTAGGCTATATTTAGGGTGTGAATTTCCACAGTGTCATTTTCAACATTGTTTTTAGAATTACAGCTTTTAGAGAAGGAAATACTCTTTACCTTGTTTCTCTGATTTACTGTGATAGAAATGTATCTTGACTTAATAGGTGTTCTGAGAAACAGTGCAACATGTAAATTTCGGTGCGCATATTTACATACAACTCTTTGTTCTTAGTACTTCTGTCATTTCTttcaactgaattttattttcttcagaaaacaaGCAACAATGATCtcactgggtgtgtgtgtgtgtgtgcacaaagaTTTGAACAGCTTTAAGTATGGATTTTGAAAGCAAAACAGTTTAAAAGTGTGAAATTTTAACTCATCCTTGTGAAAATTAAATCTATAATATTTGACACAAGGCCTGACATAAGGAAGGAGGTTGCGTTCATTATTACTATTTCTCAGAGGACATCaaatatttggagagagagataatattattattcccattttaaagctAGTTGCAGGCAGTATTCAAACCATATTTTTCAGATAATCAACCTATTGAACCTATTCCACTACTCAGGGTTTAGAACCACTAAGATGTGCAAGAAGATGAAATTAGATTGTCTATACAATGTGACATTATGCTGTAGTACTGTAGACCAAGAAAGGAAGATaataaagtgaaggaaaaaattcTCAATTGTCAATGTTTTTCTCAAAGGatcatatcattttatattccagTTGATTTTGAAAGCTTTCTTCCGGGCCCTCTCTGAACAATTAATAAGATGCCTAAGTCTTAGGGGTGTCCCTTCACTCGCAAGCAAAAAATAAACCAGGAACTGTTTGTAGATTGGGCACAAGGGCATAAGATTGAAAGACACCTCAAGGATTCATTTGAGGCATTCCCTAACTTCTGCAGTGTGACTAAGCCATTCCTTGATTGCTACATTAATTCAGTATCAAAAATCTGCAAGGAAAGAAGTTACACATGTGACTTCTTTTTGCATTAACTCAGTTTGGAGTTTCATTACTCTGGCTATTGGGAAAATGTTCAGTTCTCTCAAGACTATATAGGGTTCTACATGGTGGGTATCATTAGCTTTATCAAAGCAAAGACAAATTAAATGCAATACATTAGTCTAGAGAATAGGGACCTTATTCATCTTCAAATTCTATAGATGAGGCCTCACAGAGAACATTATGGATAGTAGGAGCTGAATAAATACTTACTAAAGTGAActgaaaaggagggagaaaattgTCAGGTTACCGAAGTACAGATCACATTGAGCCTTCATTGCTGTGTTTTACAATCTCATTTCCTGACATTGTTtagatttagtttaaaaaaatatgaaaaacaagcaaaatgcCAACTCTTCTATGAAGTTCATTCAATTATTCattcagctaatatttattgaatattacaTGCTAGGCACTGCTGCAACTCctgaatgttttaaatatatgctACCATGTTTAAATAGTGTGTAACCAGAAGCACCCCAATTGATTCTATGTAAACTCACTAAAAGTTCTTGATGTGAGAGTTTAATGCAGCTGTTCCTATAAACCCTTCATCATGGGATGTGTTCATGTTTGGTTAGTGATACCACTAACCAAATAATACCTAGTCTCTTAATGTTGCCATAAGGTAACCTGCACTTCCCCATTCAGAACCTTAAATTATGGAGTTAATTACTGAGGTGAGAAAGatagtgtcatttgcaagaaAGAGTTCATAGAAGAGGAATTCAGAAACTGGGCTTTCAAGCGGTGTCACCTCTATTCAATCACTTAATTCTGCAGGATTAGTTTTCTacctgtaaaataaaatgaattagaaaattaTTAAAGCCTCTTTTAAGTCTGGTAGTGTATAATCTTAAATTAATTAAGATGTAAGACTTCTAAACGGTAGGAAGAAGATAAACTGTACATTGTGAGTTTTGGCTCAATTTCTATTAATAACGCAAAAATTTCCCTTGACTGTGTTGTAATATCCAACagataatacatacatatacacaacagacaattacatacatataaaattatttttttaaattttattttattattatttttttaatataattttttattttttataaacatatatttttatccccaggggtacaggtctgtgaattaacaggtttacacacttcacagcactcaccacatataaaattatttttaaggtggTCACCAAGATCACTGTCTTAGAGGTGATTCAGTCCCTCTGTGCTTTGGCCAGATATACTTGGTGATTTAGCTAACACATgaacttctttatttctctttgtcgattttcttttccagaaagcaGAGCAGTTGAAAAaggctggagaggaggagggggctgcCTAGTGCATATTTGTTATCGCCAAAATTTAGCTttaatttttcaagttaaaaggtttCATCCTTCAAGGAgaagttaataaatgaatttgcTGTAGTTGTAAATCAGACAGCTCCTCGGGCTCAGATTGGACACAGAGAAAAGCAGCAAGCCAAGGGAGAGAGTATAGTTTCAGccgtagggggaaaaaaaaaacaacagaggcTCTGACAATTTAGATAAAAAGAATATTGCAACGAAAAGAGAGCGAGACTAGAGGACGGCATTCAGGAGTAGGACACCTCCGGATCCCTGGGTCAATAGGTGATTTCGGATGCTAGTGCCACGGGAGGCCCAAATTCTTGAAGCGGGAAGGACTGGATGAATGATACAGCGGGTCTATTTCTGTTTTAGCGGCTTAGAAATGTATTCTGCAGGTTGTGACCTAGCCAGATCAGCTGacttacttgaagaaaaaaaaaaaaaaaaacacgcaaATTTTAATACATCTAAAACGTTGAGATATTtacacccttaaaaaaaaaaaaaaaaaaacttgtacgCAAACATCTTTATTAAAAGCATTTTGAGGCCAAAGAGCTGTAATGCCACAGAACCCATCCCACGCGCTTGAGCACCCCGGCTCCCCACACGGTGGGTCAGGGCTGCCCCGCACGCTTCGAGTCCAGCATCTCCGCCCCCAGCTCCGCCCCGCTCCAGCTCACACCAGGCGCGCGCCCGCggtctgggggcggggagggagtggAGGTGGTTCCCTCGGAGCACCCAATCAGCGGCGGGGCCGGGCGGTGGCGCTAGTGACGTAGGCCGCGCTTCCCTCCGCCCCACTGCGGGCCGACGCTCGGCGCCGTCAGCCACCCGAGCTCGCGCGcgcggggagggggaggaggagggctttGGGGGCCGGCAGGCTGTCGGAGGGCGGCGGGtcgaggggaggagggagagtgagcaTGCGCAGCGGCTCCGGGGACGGCGGGGGAGGTGGGGACCTGTGCGCGCGCGCACGAGCGGCCCGCCGGCGGCCGCGGGTGGAGGGGGCGGTTCCTCGAGTGTCCGCGGCCGGAGGGTGGGCAGGCTGGCGGCAGGTGCCGCTGCGGCCGCCGCCGCAGCCTCCTCCGGGTCCCGGGTCTCCTCGTCCTCCGGCGGTGATGAGCTGGGCCCCGTCGGGGGCTGCACCTGCCGTCTGCCCATCACCCCGGGCCTCCCTGCGTGACCTCGGCCTCCTCGCGTGCCCGGCCCCCGCGGCGCGGGGCTGCCCCTGAGAGGgagcggcagcggcagcggcctCTTCCGCCCCGAGTCCTCGCTCGGGGGCCGCGCGGGGAGAGCgcccggccccctcccctcccccgtccGCCGTCCTCAATGTCTCCCCGGCGGGGAGGGGGCTGCCTGGGAGACGCGCTGAGCTGCCCCCCCCGGAGGCCCGTcggcggcagcagcagcgccCGGCCCGGCGCCCCGCAGCCttccccggcggcggcggcggcctggaggagccctgcacccgccgccgcccccggagcctcgcagccgccgccgccacccGGCGTCCGAGGAGAGGGCGGCGGGCGCCCCCCGGGGAAGATGAAGGCGGAGGGGGGCGACCACTCCATGATCAACCTGTCGGTGCAGCaggtcctgagcctctgggcccacgGGACGGTGCTGAGGAACCTCACGGGTAATTGATGCGCCCGGGGTGGGGACGGGGATGCggtgccgccccctgcctcccttctcGCTCCCGAGGAGGGGCCGCGCTCCTGCCGCCCCACCCCCGTGCGCGCCGGCGGGCTGGCAGGCGGTCCCAGGTCCCGGCCAGGAAGGTGTTAACTGGGGGCACTCCACGCGGGTCCCCGGGGCCAGACGCTCGACCCACTCCCAGGGCGCTCCGAGGGGCCTGATCGCGGGTGGAGAATCCACGACCCCCTCCTCCTGCCGGCGCGGGGAGGGCTGCCGACGGTGCTGCCTTGTGTAGTACGCGCGGAATCGCGTTAGTGCTGAGACTCGGGCACAGTTAGCGCTGgtttcccccacaccccccgccccgcaaGCGCGCGCACACACCCCGCTTGCTGCTAAAATCCTCTTCTTTCTGGCAAATCTCAAACCGGATGCAGGACTTAAATTCTCTGTTCACCATGATCAGTTTGCTTCACCTGTTAAATTGTTGTTGCCCTAGATGACTGATGAAGTAGGTTATAGGGGGTAAGGGGCTTGGGCCAAGATCTAGTGCATTTCAAGCATTTCAGCTTAACCATTTTCTCcctcttgtttctctctctctctggccacaAGCTGCCGCTTCTgtgacatttgatttttttttttttttttttttttgcatttcccttCATTCGTCAAGGCTGTCAAGAGGGAATTGGACTTAACTACATTATAATAATTAACCTCAATTTTGGTGGTAAAAGTGAgcagtaatattcttttttatcgAATTTGTAGGTTTGGTTTGTGAAGAAACTTCTGCATTAATGTGGAAATTCTTACACTCtgatttctgaatttaaaaaatactctttaagATTAGTGGTTAGAGGAAAGAGATTCTCTTGCAATGTGGTGTCTCCTCAGTCTCTGCTTCCCagggaaaaaacttaaaaacatactCAGGATTTAATTCTTGCAAATGTATAAAGCTAAATTTGGTAGGAACATTTATAATACATTATGTCAAACTTGTTAAGTGTGAAgagtattttacaaatataaccTGTCCTGAcattatatacacatgtgtattatATACATGATAAATATAGAGTATCATTTATAATATAgtatcatatgtatatatttattataaaatctgGCATGATATGGAATTTAGATATCTGTAGAGAacaattttatagaatttttatacCGTAGAATGAATTTAAAGACACGGATTTTCTTGAATGCAGCAACTATAAAATTAACATAGAT
Protein-coding regions in this window:
- the TMEM170B gene encoding transmembrane protein 170B, producing MSPRRGGGCLGDALSCPPRRPVGGSSSARPGAPQPSPAAAAAWRSPAPAAAPGASQPPPPPGVRGEGGGRPPGKMKAEGGDHSMINLSVQQVLSLWAHGTVLRNLTEMWYWIFLWALFSSLFVHGAAGVLMFVMLQRHRQGRVISLIAVSVGFLASVTGAMITSAAVAGIYRVAGKNMAPLEALVWGVGQTVLTLIISFSRILATL